The following proteins are encoded in a genomic region of Pseudorca crassidens isolate mPseCra1 chromosome 1, mPseCra1.hap1, whole genome shotgun sequence:
- the MAX gene encoding protein max isoform X4: MSDNDDIEVESDADKRAHHNALERKRRDHIKDSFHSLRDSVPSLQGEKASRAQILDKATEYIQYMRRKNHTHQQDIDDLKRQNALLEQQVRALEKARSSAQLQTNYPSSDNSLYTNAKGSTISAFDGGSDSSSESEPEEPQSRKKLRMEAS; the protein is encoded by the exons ATGAGCGATAACGATGACATCGAGGTGGAGAGCGAC GCTGACAAACGGGCTCATCATAATGCACTGGAACGAAAACGTAGGGACCACATCAAAGACAGCTTTCACAGTTTGCGGGACTCGGTCCCATCACTCCAAGGAGAGAAG GCATCCCGGGCCCAAATCCTAGACAAAGCCACAGAGTATATCCAGTATATGCGAAGGAAAAACCACACACACCAGCAAGATATTGATGACCTCAAGCGGCAGAATGCTCTTCTGGAGCAGCAAG TCCGTGCACTGGAGAAGGCGAGGTCGAGTGCCCAACTGCAGACCAACTACCCCTCCTCAGACAACAGCCTCTACACCAACGCCAAGGGCAGCACCATCTCTGCCTTCGATGGGGGCTCAGACTCCAGCTCGGAGTCGGAGCCCGAAGAGCCCCAAAGCAGGAAGAAGCTCCGGATGGAGGCCAGCTAA
- the MAX gene encoding protein max isoform X7 — protein sequence MSDNDDIEVESDADKRAHHNALERKRRDHIKDSFHSLRDSVPSLQGEKASRAQILDKATEYIQYMRRKNHTHQQDIDDLKRQNALLEQQGALLVVGVTPGIRCLKRAVRSLNWSVLCKRHRDSRCSGTVSAPRCQR from the exons ATGAGCGATAACGATGACATCGAGGTGGAGAGCGAC GCTGACAAACGGGCTCATCATAATGCACTGGAACGAAAACGTAGGGACCACATCAAAGACAGCTTTCACAGTTTGCGGGACTCGGTCCCATCACTCCAAGGAGAGAAG GCATCCCGGGCCCAAATCCTAGACAAAGCCACAGAGTATATCCAGTATATGCGAAGGAAAAACCACACACACCAGCAAGATATTGATGACCTCAAGCGGCAGAATGCTCTTCTGGAGCAGCAAG GTGCTCTGCTTGTCGTAGGGGTCACACCTGGCATCAGGTGTCTCAAAAGAGCTGTGAGGTCCTTGAATTGGAGTGTGCTGTGTAAGCGCCACAGAGACTCCAGGTGTTCAGGGACAGTGAGCGCTCCCCGTTGTCAACGGTAG
- the MAX gene encoding protein max isoform X2 has translation MSDNDDIEVESDEEQPRFQSAADKRAHHNALERKRRDHIKDSFHSLRDSVPSLQGEKASRAQILDKATEYIQYMRRKNHTHQQDIDDLKRQNALLEQQVRALEKARSSAQLQTNYPSSDNSLYTNAKGSTISAFDGGSDSSSESEPEEPQSRKKLRMEAS, from the exons ATGAGCGATAACGATGACATCGAGGTGGAGAGCGAC GAAGAGCAACCGAGGTTTCAATCAGCG GCTGACAAACGGGCTCATCATAATGCACTGGAACGAAAACGTAGGGACCACATCAAAGACAGCTTTCACAGTTTGCGGGACTCGGTCCCATCACTCCAAGGAGAGAAG GCATCCCGGGCCCAAATCCTAGACAAAGCCACAGAGTATATCCAGTATATGCGAAGGAAAAACCACACACACCAGCAAGATATTGATGACCTCAAGCGGCAGAATGCTCTTCTGGAGCAGCAAG TCCGTGCACTGGAGAAGGCGAGGTCGAGTGCCCAACTGCAGACCAACTACCCCTCCTCAGACAACAGCCTCTACACCAACGCCAAGGGCAGCACCATCTCTGCCTTCGATGGGGGCTCAGACTCCAGCTCGGAGTCGGAGCCCGAAGAGCCCCAAAGCAGGAAGAAGCTCCGGATGGAGGCCAGCTAA
- the MAX gene encoding protein max isoform X1, with protein MSDNDDIEVESDEEQPRFQSAADKRAHHNALERKRRDHIKDSFHSLRDSVPSLQGEKQQASRAQILDKATEYIQYMRRKNHTHQQDIDDLKRQNALLEQQVRALEKARSSAQLQTNYPSSDNSLYTNAKGSTISAFDGGSDSSSESEPEEPQSRKKLRMEAS; from the exons ATGAGCGATAACGATGACATCGAGGTGGAGAGCGAC GAAGAGCAACCGAGGTTTCAATCAGCG GCTGACAAACGGGCTCATCATAATGCACTGGAACGAAAACGTAGGGACCACATCAAAGACAGCTTTCACAGTTTGCGGGACTCGGTCCCATCACTCCAAGGAGAGAA GCAACAGGCATCCCGGGCCCAAATCCTAGACAAAGCCACAGAGTATATCCAGTATATGCGAAGGAAAAACCACACACACCAGCAAGATATTGATGACCTCAAGCGGCAGAATGCTCTTCTGGAGCAGCAAG TCCGTGCACTGGAGAAGGCGAGGTCGAGTGCCCAACTGCAGACCAACTACCCCTCCTCAGACAACAGCCTCTACACCAACGCCAAGGGCAGCACCATCTCTGCCTTCGATGGGGGCTCAGACTCCAGCTCGGAGTCGGAGCCCGAAGAGCCCCAAAGCAGGAAGAAGCTCCGGATGGAGGCCAGCTAA
- the MAX gene encoding protein max isoform X6 — translation MSDNDDIEVESDEEQPRFQSAADKRAHHNALERKRRDHIKDSFHSLRDSVPSLQGEKASRAQILDKATEYIQYMRRKNHTHQQDIDDLKRQNALLEQQGALLVVGVTPGIRCLKRAVRSLNWSVLCKRHRDSRCSGTVSAPRCQR, via the exons ATGAGCGATAACGATGACATCGAGGTGGAGAGCGAC GAAGAGCAACCGAGGTTTCAATCAGCG GCTGACAAACGGGCTCATCATAATGCACTGGAACGAAAACGTAGGGACCACATCAAAGACAGCTTTCACAGTTTGCGGGACTCGGTCCCATCACTCCAAGGAGAGAAG GCATCCCGGGCCCAAATCCTAGACAAAGCCACAGAGTATATCCAGTATATGCGAAGGAAAAACCACACACACCAGCAAGATATTGATGACCTCAAGCGGCAGAATGCTCTTCTGGAGCAGCAAG GTGCTCTGCTTGTCGTAGGGGTCACACCTGGCATCAGGTGTCTCAAAAGAGCTGTGAGGTCCTTGAATTGGAGTGTGCTGTGTAAGCGCCACAGAGACTCCAGGTGTTCAGGGACAGTGAGCGCTCCCCGTTGTCAACGGTAG
- the MAX gene encoding protein max isoform X3: MSDNDDIEVESDADKRAHHNALERKRRDHIKDSFHSLRDSVPSLQGEKQQASRAQILDKATEYIQYMRRKNHTHQQDIDDLKRQNALLEQQVRALEKARSSAQLQTNYPSSDNSLYTNAKGSTISAFDGGSDSSSESEPEEPQSRKKLRMEAS; the protein is encoded by the exons ATGAGCGATAACGATGACATCGAGGTGGAGAGCGAC GCTGACAAACGGGCTCATCATAATGCACTGGAACGAAAACGTAGGGACCACATCAAAGACAGCTTTCACAGTTTGCGGGACTCGGTCCCATCACTCCAAGGAGAGAA GCAACAGGCATCCCGGGCCCAAATCCTAGACAAAGCCACAGAGTATATCCAGTATATGCGAAGGAAAAACCACACACACCAGCAAGATATTGATGACCTCAAGCGGCAGAATGCTCTTCTGGAGCAGCAAG TCCGTGCACTGGAGAAGGCGAGGTCGAGTGCCCAACTGCAGACCAACTACCCCTCCTCAGACAACAGCCTCTACACCAACGCCAAGGGCAGCACCATCTCTGCCTTCGATGGGGGCTCAGACTCCAGCTCGGAGTCGGAGCCCGAAGAGCCCCAAAGCAGGAAGAAGCTCCGGATGGAGGCCAGCTAA
- the MAX gene encoding protein max isoform X5, protein MTSSGRMLFWSSKGKARADQVLCSWGIHFSSSLMEDASKRKFRALEKARSSAQLQTNYPSSDNSLYTNAKGSTISAFDGGSDSSSESEPEEPQSRKKLRMEAS, encoded by the exons ATGACCTCAAGCGGCAGAATGCTCTTCTGGAGCAGCAAG GGGAAAGCGAGAGCTGATCAAGTTCTTTGTTCCTGGGGAATtcacttctcttcctccctcatgGAAGATGCAAGTAAAAGGAAAT TCCGTGCACTGGAGAAGGCGAGGTCGAGTGCCCAACTGCAGACCAACTACCCCTCCTCAGACAACAGCCTCTACACCAACGCCAAGGGCAGCACCATCTCTGCCTTCGATGGGGGCTCAGACTCCAGCTCGGAGTCGGAGCCCGAAGAGCCCCAAAGCAGGAAGAAGCTCCGGATGGAGGCCAGCTAA